The Setaria italica strain Yugu1 chromosome IX, Setaria_italica_v2.0, whole genome shotgun sequence genome has a window encoding:
- the LOC101776204 gene encoding RNA-binding protein CP29B, chloroplastic, whose amino-acid sequence MAATLFSTSLSPQFLSLSAKPTPSAPSATAAFPSGPPQLRALSAAAAGWRPLAPVRAAAAVAEELEAEVQAGGEEDEEFSADLRIFVGNLPFSVDSAQLAGLFEQAGSVEMVEVIYDKLTGRSRGFGFVTMSSVEEVEVAVEQFNGYVLDGRSLKVNSGPAPPREQSSPRGPRGEANRVYVGNLSWGVDNSALANLFNKQGEVLEARVIYDRESGRSRGFGFVTYGSSEEVENAISNLDGADLDGRQIRVTVAESRPPRGQY is encoded by the exons ATGGCGGCCACGCTCTTCTCCACCTCCCTCTCGCCCCagttcctctccctctccgccaAGCCCACCCCCTCAGCCccttccgccaccgccgcgttcCCCTCGGGACCGCCGCAGCTCCGCGCGctctccgccgcggcggcgggctggaGGCCGCTGGCGCCcgtgcgcgcggccgcggctgtGGCGGAGGAACTCGAGGCGGAGGTgcaggccggcggggaggaggatgaggagttCTCCGCGGATCTCAGGATCTTCGTCGGCAACCTGCCCTTCAGCGTCGACAGCGCCCAGCTCGCGGGACTCTTCGAGCAGGCTGGCTCCGTCGAGATGGTCGAG GTCATCTATGACAAACTGACCGGAAGAAGCCGGGGATTTGGGTTTGTGACAATGTCTTCTGTCGAAGAAGTTGAGGTGGCTGTTGAGCAATTCAATGGCTAT GTACTTGATGGAAGAAGTTTGAAGGTGAATTCAGGGCCAGCGCCACCTAGGGAGCAGTCCTCACCAAGAGGACCAAGGGGCGAAGCGAACAGGGTCTACGTGGGCAACCTTTCCTGGGGCGTCGACAATTCTGCCCTCGCTAACCTGTTCAACAAGCAAGGAGAGGTCCTGGAAGCCAGGGTCATCTACGACAGGGAGAGTGGGAGGTCAAGGGGGTTTGGTTTCGTCACGTATGGATCCTCCGAGGAGGTCGAGAACGCAATATCAAACCTCGACGGCGCC GACTTGGATGGCCGGCAGATCCGCGTCACGGTAGCAGAGTCGAGACCACCCAGGGGACAATACTGA
- the LOC101776607 gene encoding cystathionine gamma-synthase 1, chloroplastic yields MATVSLTPQVVFSTESGGALSSATILRFPPNFVRQLSTKARRNCSNIGVAQIVAAAWSDRPAARPNSGGGGGGRARGVASSHAAAASAAAVAASAAAEVSAIPNAKVAQPSAVVQAERKLLGSDASLAVHAGERLGRRIATDAITTPVVNTSAYWFNNSQELIDFKEGRHASFEYGRYGNPTTEALEKKMSALEKAESTVFVASGMYAAVAMLSALVPAGGHIVTTTDCYRKTRIYMENELPKRGVSMTVIRPADMDALQNALDNNNVSLFFTETPTNPFLRCIDVELVANMCHSKGALLCIDSTFASPINQKALTLGADLVIHSATKYIAGHNDVIGGCVSGRDELVSKVRIYHHVVGGVLNPNAAYLILRGMKTLHLRVQCQNNTAMRMAQFLEEHPKIARVYYPGLPSHPEHHIAKTQMTGFGGVVSFEVAGDFDGTRRFIDSVKIPYHAPSFGGCESIIDQPAIMSYWDSKEQRDIYGIKDNLIRFSIGVEDFEDLKNDLVQALEKV; encoded by the exons ATGGCCACCGTCTCGCTCACGCCACAGGTGGTCTTCTCCACCGAGTCGGGCGGCGCCCTCTCCTCCGCCACCATCCTCCGCTTCCCGCCAAACTTCGTGCGCCAGCTCAGCACCAAGGCCCGCCGCAACTGCAGCAACATCGGCGTCGCGCagatcgtcgccgccgcgtggtcggaccgccccgccgcccgccccaactccggcggcggcggcggcggccgcgcccgcggcgtGGCCTCCTCCCACGCCGCGGCCGcatcggccgccgccgtcgccgcctccgcggcggcggaggtcagCGCAATCCCCAACGCTAAGGTTGCGCAGCCATCCGCCGTCGTACAGGCCGAGCGTAAACTGCTCGGCTCCGACGCCAGCCTTGCCGTCCACGCGG GCGAGAGGCTGGGAAGAAGGATCGCCACGGATGCGATCACCACGCCAGTAGTGAACACGTCGGCCTACTGGTTCAACAACTCGCAAGAGCTAATCGACTTCAAG GAGGGGAGGCATGCTAGCTTCGAGTATGGGAGGTATGGGAACCCGACCACAGAGGCATTGGAGAAAAAGATGAG CGCACTGGAGAAAGCTGAGTCCACTGTGTTTGTGGCGTCGGGGATGTATGCAGCTGTGGCTATGCTCAGCGCACTTGTCCCAGCTGGTGGGCACATTGTGACCACCACTGATTGCTACCGCAAGACAAGAATTTACATGGAAAACGAGCTCCCTAAGAGGGGAGTTTCG ATGACTGTTATTAGGCCTGCTGACATGGATGCTCTCCAAAATGCATTGGATAATAATAAT GTATCTCTTTTCTTCACCGAGACTCCTACGAATCCATTTCTCAGATGCATTGATGTTGAGCTTGTCGCGAACATGTGCCATAGCAAGGGAGCTCTGCTTTGTATTGACAGTACTTTTGCCTCCCCTATCAATCAGAAGGCACTAACTTTAGGTGCTGACCTAGTTATTCATTCTGCAACAAAGTACATTGCTGGACACAATGAC GTCATTGGTGGATGTGTCAGTGGCAGAGATGAGTTAGTTTCCAAAGTTCGCATTTATCACCATGTAGTTGGTGGCGTTCTGAACCCA AATGCTGCCTACCTGATCCTTCGGGGCATGAAGACACTGCATCTCCGTGTGCAATGCCAGAATAACACTGCTATGCGGATGGCCCAATTTTTAGAGGAACATCCGAAG ATTGCACGTGTCTACTATCCTGGCTTGCCAAGTCACCCTGAACATCACATTGCCAAGACCCAAATGACTGGCTTTGGTGGTGTTGTCAGTTTTGAG GTTGCTGGAGATTTTGATGGTACAAGGCGATTCATTGATTCTGTTAAGATACCCTATCATGCCCCTTCTTTTGGAGGCTGTGAGAGCATTATTGATCAGCCAGCCATTATGTCTTACTG GGATTCAAAGGAGCAAAGGGACATCTATGGCATCAAGGACAACCTGATCAGGTTCAGCATTGGAGTGGAGGATTTCGAGGATCTGAAGAATGATCTTGTCCAGGCCCTTGAGAAGGTCTAA
- the LOC101777027 gene encoding transmembrane emp24 domain-containing protein p24delta9 — protein MAARVHVSLPPLLLLLLVLAAALPAGALRFDLHSGHTKCISDDMKVGTMAVGKYHIVAPDDGTSSLSSSSSQQQHQQLPDSHRISLRVTSPYGNSLHYAENVHSGNFAFTASEAGDYLACFWAPDHRPPVTVAFEFDWRSGVSARDWSAVAKKGQVEMMELELRKLEDTIKSIHEEMFYLREREEEMQELNRRTNSRMAWLGFLSLAICLSVAGLQLWHLKNFFERKKLL, from the exons atggccgcgcgcGTCCACGTGTCCCTcccgcctctcctcctcctcctcctcgtcctcgccgccgcgctccccgccggcgccctccGCTTCGACCTGCACTCGGGGCACACCAAGTGCATCTCCGACGACATGAAGGTCGGCACCATGGCCGTCGGCAAGTACCACATCGTGGCCCCCGACGACGGCACCTCTTccctgtcgtcgtcgtcgtcgcagcagcagcatcagcagctCCCGGACTCGCACCGCATCTCGCTGCGGGTCACCTCGCCCTACGGCAACAGCCTGCACTACGCCGAGAACGTCCACTCGGGCAACTTCGCCTTCACGGCCTCCGAGGCCGGCGACTACCTCGCCTGCTTCTGGGCGCCCGACCACCGCCCGCCCGTCACCGTCGCGTTCGAGTTCGACTGGCGCAGCGGCGTGTCCGCCAGGGACTGGAGCGCCGTCGCCAAGAAGGGGCAGGTTGAA ATGATGGAGCTAGAGCTCAGGAAACTGGAGGATACCATCAAATCCATCCATGAAGAAATGTTTTACCTTCGTGAACG GGAAGAAGAAATGCAGGAATTGAATCGGAGAACGAACTCAAGAATGGCTTGGCTCGGTTTCCTTTCACTCGCCATCTGCCTATCAGTGGCAGGGTTGCAGTTGTGGCATCTGAAGAATTTCTTCGAGAGAAAGAAGCTTCTatga
- the LOC101765973 gene encoding probable polyamine transporter At3g13620, translated as MAREAHFGGDDAAAAAAAKDKNAEADAGAASAATAAPGGGHKKLSLVPLIFLIFFEVAGGPYGAEPAVQSAGPLYALLGFLVFPFIWAIPEALVTAELSTAMPGNGGFVLWADRAFGPFSGSLMGTWKYVSGAINGAAFPALCADYLARVVPAVSGGGPRTATIVAFNVALTVVNYTGLTVVGWSAVGLGVASLSPFLLMSGVALPKIRPRRWGGVAPEKDWKLFFNTLFWNLNYWDSVSTMAGEVERPGKTLPKALVSAVAMTSLGYLLPLMAATGAIDVAPEDWGNGFFADAAGMIAGRWLKYWIEVGAVLSSIGLYSATLSSAAFQLLGMADLGLLPSAFATRAPVFNTPWVSIVTTSAITLGMSFFSFNNIVAAANFLYSLGMLLEFAAFIWLRIKRPDLSRPYRVPARLPGAVALCLVPSAFLVFVMAIAGWKVYAISAAFTAAGVGVYYLMRFCKERGCLRFSDGGDEGAAAAYHQRQGSRNGDV; from the exons atggCCCGCGAGGCCCACTTCGGCGGGGAcgacgcggcggcagcggcggcggccaaggacaAGAACGCCGaagccgacgccggcgccgcgtcggcggccacggccgcgccgGGCGGTGGGCACAAGAAGCTGTCCCTGGTGCcgctcatcttcctcatcttcttcgaGGTGGCGGGTGGCCCCTACGGCGCGGAGCCCGCGGTGCAGTCGGCGGGCCCGCTCTACGCGCTGCTGGGCTTCCTCGTCTTCCCCTTCATCTGGGCCATCCCGGAGGCGCTCGTCACCGCCGAGCTCTCCACCGCCATGCCGGGCAACGGGGGGTTCGTCCTCTGGGCCGACCGCGCCTTCGGCCCCTTCTCGGGCTCCCTCATGGGCACCTGGAAGTACGTGTCCGGGGCCATCAACGGCGCCGCCTTCCCGGCCCTCTGCGCCGACTACCTCGCCCGTGTCGTGCCCGCCGTCTCCGGAGGCGGGCCCCGGACCGCCACCATCGTCGCCTTCAACGTCGCGCTCACGGTGGTCAACTACACGGGGCTCACTGTCGTGGGGTGGTCCGCCGTCGGGCTGGGCGTCGCGTCGCTCTCGCCGTTCCTGCTCATGTCCGGCGTCGCGCTGCCCAAGATCCGGCCCCGGCGGTggggcggcgtggcgcccgAGAAGGACTGGAAGCTCTTCTTCAACACGCTCTTCTGGAACCTCAACTACTGGGACAGCGTCAGCACCATggccggcgaggtggagcgcCCCGGGAAGACGCTGCCCAAGGCGCTCGTCTCCGCCGTCGCCATGACATCGCTCGGGTACCTGCTGCCGCTCATGGCCGCCACGGGCGCCATCGACGTCGCGCCGGAGGACTGGGGGAACGGATTCTTCGCGGACGCCGCAG GCATGATCGCGGGCAGGTGGCTCAAGTACTGGATCGAGGTGGGCGCGGTGCTGTCCTCCATCGGCCTCTACTCGGCGACGCTGAGCAGCGCGGCGTTCCAGCTGCTGGGCATGGCGGACCTTGGCCTCCTCCCGTCCGCCTTCGCGACGCGCGCCCCGGTCTTCAACACGCCCTGGGTCAGCATCGTGACCACCAGCGCCATCACCCTGGGCATGTCCTTCTTCAGCTTCAACAACATCGTGGCCGCCGCAAACTTCCTCTACAGCCTCGGCATGCTCCTTGAGTTCGCCGCCTTCATCTGGCTCCGCATCAAGCGGCCGGACCTGTCCCGGCCGTACCGCGTGCCGGCCCGCCTCCCCGGCGCCGTGGCGCTGTGCCTCGTGCCGTCGGCGTTCCTCGTCTTCGTCATGGCCATCGCCGGCTGGAAGGTGTACGCCATCAGCGCCGCGTTCACGGCCGCCGGGGTCGGGGTGTACTACCTCATGCGGTTCTGCAAGGAACGGGGGTGCCTCAGGTTCAGCGACGGTGGCgacgagggggcggcggcggcgtaccaCCAGCGCCAGGGCAGCAGGAACGGTGATGTCTGA
- the LOC101777437 gene encoding probable polyamine transporter At3g13620, which yields MITQGIQASDKGSPVHPNASPANPQNLAIDATNLPTTAVAGGGAGQERGRNKLTLFPLIFLIFFEVAGGPYGAEPAVQAGGPLFALLGFLVFPFVWAVPESLVTAELSTAMPGNGGYVQWVDRAFGPFAASLMGTWKYICAAVGAAAFPALCSDYLSRAVPAVSGGGARVATIVTFNVALTLLSCTGLSVVGWTAVALGLAALSPFLLMVAIALPKIRPRRWGTTARVKDWKLLLNTLFWNLNGWDSVSTMAGEVERPGRTFPAALVSAVCIGSLGYLLPLMAATGAVDAPPEAWGDGYFADAAGVIAGKWLKYWIEAGAAASSVGLYSATLSSAAYLLVGMADLGHLPSVFAARASGLGTPWASIAATGAVALGMSFASFDSIVAVTNFLYGLGMLLELAAFLWLRARRPGMPRPYRVPAGTAGAAAMCGVPAAFLAAVMAVAGWKVCAASAGFTAAAVAVYYGMAFCRARGCVEFGRAEGGGGESGGTGCESRKEGQPGDV from the exons ATGATAACGCAGGGAATCCAAGCCAGCGACAAGGGCTCGCCAGTTCACCCCAACGCGTCTCCCGCCAATCCTCAAAACCTCGCCATCGACGCAACCAACCTCCCAACCACCGCcgtagccggcggcggcgccggccaagAAAGAGGCCGCAACAAGCTGACCCTGTTCcccctcatcttcctcatcttcttcgaggtcgccggcgggccaTATGGCGCCGAGCCGGCCGTGCAAGCCGGCGGCCCCCTCTTCGCCCTCCTCGGGTTCCTGGTGTTCCCCTTCGTCTGGGCCGTCCCCGAGTCCCTGGTCACCGCCGAGCTGTCGACGGCGATGCCGGGCAACGGCGGCTACGTCCAGTGGGTAGACCGCGCGTTCGGCCCGTTCGCCGCCTCCCTGATGGGGACGTGGAAGTACAtctgcgccgccgtcggcgccgccgccttcccggcGCTCTGCTCCGACTACCTCTCGCGGGCGGTCCCCGCCGTgtcaggcggcggcgcccgcgtgGCGACCATCGTCACGTTCAACGTCGCCCTGACGCTCCTGAGCTGCACGGGGCTGAGCGTCGTCGGCTGGACGGCCGTGGCGCTGGGGCTCGCTGCGCTGTCGCCGTTCCTGTTGATGGTCGCCATCGCGCTGCCGAAGatccggccgcggcggtggggcACGACCGCACGCGTGAAGGACTGGAAGCTCCTGCTGAACACGCTGTTCTGGAACCTGAACGGCTGGGACAGCGTGAGCACGATggccggcgaggtggagcggcCCGGGAGGACGTTCCCCGCGGCGCTGGTCTCGGCCGTGTGCATCGGGTCGCTCGGGTACCTGCTGCCGCTCATGGCGGCCACCGGCGCCGTCGATGCGCCGCCGGAGGCCTGGGGAGACGGCTACTTCGCCGACGCGGCAG GTGTGATCGCCGGCAAGTGGCTCAAGTACTGGAtcgaggccggcgcggcggcctcctcaGTGGGCCTCTACTCCGCGACGCTGAGCAGCGCGGCGTACCTCCTGGTGGGCATGGCCGACCTCGGTCACCTCCCGTCCGTcttcgccgcgcgcgcctcgggCCTCGGCACCCCCTGGGCCAGCATCGCCGCCACGGGGGCCGTCGCGCTCGGCATGTCCTTCGCGAGCTTCGACAGCATCGTCGCGGTCACCAACTTCCTGTACGGCCTCGGGATGCTCCTCGAGCTCGCCGCCTTCCTCTGGCTCCGCGCCAGGCGGCCGGGCATGCCGCGGCCCTACCGCGTGCCGGCGGGCAcggcgggcgccgcggcgaTGTGCGGCGTGCCGGCGGCGTTCCTGGCGGCCGTCATGGCCGTCGCCGGGTGGAAGGTGTGCGCCGCCAGCGCGGGGttcacggccgccgccgtggcggtgTACTACGGCATGGCGTTCTGCAGGGCCCGGGGGTGCGTCGAGTTTGGCCGTGcagagggaggaggtggagagtCGGGAGGCACAGGCTGTGAGAGTCGGAAGGAAGGCCAACCCGGTGATGTCTGA